In Nocardia sp. NBC_00403, the DNA window AAGCGATTTCACTGATGATCGCCGAGGGTGTCAACACATTCCACGGCGTACCCACCATGTACGTCGGACTGATCGAGGCAGCTCGGGAAGCACCGGCCCTTCCCAAGCTGCGGCTGTGTATCTCGGGCGGAGCGTCACTGCCACAGACCGTCCTGGACGCATTCGAGAACACCTTCGACGCCAGCGTGCTGGAAGGCTACGGGTTGTCGGAAACCTCCCCGACAGCCACGGTGAATCAGCCGCAACTCACACCGAAGGCCGGAACCGTCGGACATCCGGTCTGGGGCGTCGACGTGGAGATCGCCGACCCCGACGTACGCGACCGGATCGAGTTGCTACCCACCGGCACGATAGGCGAGGTAGTCATTCGCGGACACAACCTGTTCAACGGCTACATAGGAAGACCGGACGCCACTGCGGAAGTCATGGTGGACGGTTGGTTCCGCAGCGGCGATCTCGGCCGCAAGGACACCGACGGCTACCTCACGATCGTCGACCGCATCAAGGAGATGATCATCCGGGGCGGATTCAACGTGTACCCGACCGAGATCGAGGACGTGCTGCTTCGTCATCCCTACGTTGCGGCAGCTGCGGTCATCGGTGTTCCGGACGCCACCTACGGCGAAGAGATCTGTGCCGTCATCATCAGATCCGGACCCGTCACTGATGAGGAGATCATCGCCTATGGTCGCGAGCATCTGGCCAAGTACAAGTACCCGCGCCGAGTCGAATTCGTACCCGAACTTCCCATCGGGCCCACCCACAAGGTCCTCAAACGAGAACTGAGGAAACAGTTCTCATAGGACAGAGCGCTTCAACGCCGGCCCTGGCGCTGCAGTATCTTTGCGGTCGGCGGCGGCACACCCACGCCACCGCAGGCCTGGTCGGCTGATCACTCGGGTCGGCGAGCACACTCTGTGGTCGACCGGCTCAAAGCTGCGTGTGCTGTCCGAGCGCGTGGGAGCACCACTGGCCGTGGGCATTTCGGCCGCCAACACCAACGATGTCGAGGCACTGGGCCCACTCGGAAGAGTCGGTCGACTGTTCCAGCTGCGAGGCCGAAATATCCATTGCCGCGACAGAGACCGGCCTGTTGTACAGGGACACGCTGACCACTCCGAACAACAGCTCCCCGACTGCCATCGGAGCGAATCGCTACATTTCGCGCGGAAGGCGAGCACGCCGATGCCTGTGGTGCATCGAGCACGAACTGACGCAGCTCGGACAACCGCAGCATGGTCGTAACATACGCACATTCTGCTGGTTGCCCGATCTACAGACGTCGACGTTGGGATATTCGTCGTTCACGGTGGGGTTGGGCCGTCTCGACGCTTCTGCCCTGACTCTGTCGATCTGGTGTTTCGGTACGAGTTTGATGATGTCCCTGCGCGAGGTGATCATAAGCTTCTCGAAAACTGCGGCGATCTGCGCGTCGATCGTCCTGGAGGAGT includes these proteins:
- a CDS encoding long-chain-fatty-acid--CoA ligase, with the protein product MNATLSLASILAEQARRRPHHVALIEGARRITFVELWEQARAQANALIALGVRPGDRVGLMGPNTADFPRAYYAILAAGAVVVAVHPLLTAEEAEYVLRDSGTQLLLCHEQFASVGLEAAQRAGIDCLDPKSLAAQPIAAFISRRPMDTAVVFYTSGTTGRPKGAELSHLNMVMCATVNAFDANEVRRDDVALGALPLFHVFGQTVSMNSTWRAGATLVLQPRFTAAEAISLMIAEGVNTFHGVPTMYVGLIEAAREAPALPKLRLCISGGASLPQTVLDAFENTFDASVLEGYGLSETSPTATVNQPQLTPKAGTVGHPVWGVDVEIADPDVRDRIELLPTGTIGEVVIRGHNLFNGYIGRPDATAEVMVDGWFRSGDLGRKDTDGYLTIVDRIKEMIIRGGFNVYPTEIEDVLLRHPYVAAAAVIGVPDATYGEEICAVIIRSGPVTDEEIIAYGREHLAKYKYPRRVEFVPELPIGPTHKVLKRELRKQFS